CTGAACGACCTGATCGAGCAGATGATGAACATGCTGCGCCCCATGGTCAGGGAAGACATCTCGATCCGGTTCGTGCCCGCAGAGGGGCTCGAGCGCATCAAGGCCAACCCGGGGCAGATCGAGCAGGTCGTCATGAACCTGGTGGTCAATGCGCGGGATGCGATGCCGGACGGGGGCGAGATCGTGATCGAGACCCGCAGCGTGGAACTCGACGAGGAGTATGCCGCGCGGCACGTGGGGGTGCGGCCGGGCGCGTATGTCATGCTGGCGGTGAGCGATACGGGATCGGGGATCCCGAAGGAGGTCATGGGGCGGATCTTCGAACCGTTTTTCACGACCAAGAAGCCCGGCTTCGGCACCGGCCTGGGGCTGTCGACCGTCTACGGGATCGTGAAGCAGAGCGGCGGGAACATCTGGGCCTACAGCGAGCCGGGGCAGGGGACCACCTTCAAGGTGTACCTGCCGCAGACGGCCGAGGGGGAAGCGGTGCGGCGCACGGAGAACCAGCCGCTCGAGTTTTACGGGTCCGAGACCATTCTCCTCGTGGAAAACGAGGAGTGGCTCCTCGAACTGGTCGAATACATGCTGAAAGTGGCAGGCTACAAGGTCCTCGCGGCCGGGAGCGGAGAAGAGGCGCTTCGGGTGGCCGAGGAGTTCGGTGGACCGGTGGACCTGCTGCTGACCGACGTCGTGATGCCCGGCCTCAGCGGCCAGGAGACCGCCGAGCGATTCAAGGAGCGGTATCCGGAGGCGAAGGTCCTCTACATGTCCGGCTACAGCGAGGAGATCGTCTTCCGGGGAAACGGGGAAGGGGAGAAGACCCTTTTCATCTCCAAGCCCTTCACGGCGGCCGAACTGGCGCGCAAGCTGCGGGAGGTGCTGGGGGAGGTCCCTTAGCGGACAAGGGGGCGGCGCACCGGTTTCTCCGACCGGGTTCCCGGCGGTGTCTCAGAGTTCAGACCGTTTATCCGGAGAATCGGCGCGTTATACCCTGAAAGACCTCGCTCCGGTGCGATCCCCCGGACGTCGAAAAGACAGGATGATTTGGATGGATGCCTGCGGTGGGATGAGTGGTTTACCCAAGAATGAATAGGAGGTCTCTTTCCGCGGACTCACTCGCTGGATACGTGAGCTAAAGGCCGATTTCTCTTAGGCGAGTTCCAGTTTCAGGGTTCTACCGACCGCATGAGCTGCTTTTCTGAGGGTGTGTAACGTAACCGATTCATTGACAGGGTCCAAGAGCCTGTCGAGAGACGATCGGCTCGTTTTCATTCTCTTGGCCATTTCCGATTTCGATAGGTTGTTTCTTTTCATCTCCTGTTCTATTTGCCATGCCAGGACCCTTTTGATAGCGGTCTCCGTGCATTCTTCAAAGATCCCTTCCTCCTTAAGGAAGTCATTGAAGCTCCCACCCAGATTCTTGTGCTTGTCATTCATTCGATTTCTCCTTCTCAAAATGGGCCATACGCTGTTTGGCGGTCCTCAGATCATTTAGCGGTGTTTTAGGACTCTTTTTGATGAAACCATGCAGTAAGATCATCATTTGCCCGCTTACCGTGAAGAGTACTCTTGAAATCCGGCTACTTGATAGATCAGAGCGGACTTCCCATAGACCGGTATCAATCTTTCTCACGAGTGGCATGCCCATCGGCCATCCCAGCTCAACCGTGCGCATATCCTCACCGATAGTCTTCCTGTCAGCGGGTGTCAATTCCTTAAGCCACTCCTTCACCGGTATTCTCCCCTGATCAGTCATATAAAACTGAACATCGATGATTTTTCTTGTCCGCGCCATGCGTAAGAAATGTACCTATTATGGGGCATTTTGTCAAGAAAGATATTGTGTAAATGGGGGCCGACGATGACGATGATTTTGGCCAGATTCGATGGGACGTCGAGGACCCTGCGCCGGAATTCCGGCAGGGGGGACCGATGGAAATCAGCGATGATTCTCTTTAAAACAGTCTTCATATCAGGAAAAAATATGGAAATGCTTTCCTTAAGTCAAGGAAAGTATGAAAACTTTGGAGCCAAATCCAAATGCTATTTCCGCAGGGGGATCCCCCATTTCTTCATGTATTTCCAGACCGCGGTGTGGCTTACGCCGAGGCGGCGGCCGGCCTCCTCGGCGCTGTAACCCGTGATCCGCTCGATCGACGGGTTCCAGGAGGTGATCCGCCCCTGTTCGTCGAAGGTGAACACCCCATCCGCCATGGACTCGAGCAGCAGGCTCGAAAATTTGGGAGCCAGTGTCCGCATAGGCGTTGAAGGACGGAAAAGCGGTCTTTTTCAAGGCCGCTTTGGCCGGCCCGGGCAGAAAAGGGCGCCGGACGCTCTTCCCTCGCTTTGGACGGTGGGAGGGGGCGGGCGCAGCCGGTGAGGACGCACATCTATTTCCGGATCGACATCAAATGGCGCTGACGGGAACGGCGTAGACCGAATCGGTCAGGGGCAGCGCCTGCCGGACAAGGCATATCAGCGCCCCGGGGCCGACGGGCAGGGAGAGGCGGTCCAGCACCCCGAAATGCCGGATGTCGTGGGTGCCGGGCGAGGCCGTCTTTTTGATCTCGATCGGATAGGCGGTGCCGTCCTGA
The DNA window shown above is from Desulfatiglans anilini DSM 4660 and carries:
- a CDS encoding XRE family transcriptional regulator, with product MNDKHKNLGGSFNDFLKEEGIFEECTETAIKRVLAWQIEQEMKRNNLSKSEMAKRMKTSRSSLDRLLDPVNESVTLHTLRKAAHAVGRTLKLELA
- a CDS encoding type II toxin-antitoxin system RelE/ParE family toxin: MARTRKIIDVQFYMTDQGRIPVKEWLKELTPADRKTIGEDMRTVELGWPMGMPLVRKIDTGLWEVRSDLSSSRISRVLFTVSGQMMILLHGFIKKSPKTPLNDLRTAKQRMAHFEKEKSNE
- a CDS encoding PAS domain S-box protein, with protein sequence MRTLAPKFSSLLLESMADGVFTFDEQGRITSWNPSIERITGYSAEEAGRRLGVSHTAVWKYMKKWGIPLRK